In the genome of Hymenobacter cellulosivorans, one region contains:
- a CDS encoding SusC/RagA family TonB-linked outer membrane protein: protein MLTLLQQVTAQSRNLSGRVTDRASGEGLPGVTVLLKGTTNGVSTNSDGTYTLSVPTEGGTIVFSSVGYVSSERPIGTETQLNIGLAVDSKQLTEVVVTAFGREQEKKALGFSVSEVKSQELVQARSTNVVNSLTAKVAGVRVQGSSGMVGASSNIFIRGMTTFTGSNQPLFVVDGIPIDNGGGTNTLQSGVANSNRAIDINQDDIESVSILKGPAAAVLYGSRAASGAIIITTKKGATLGTKKQSVTLTSNYNIVKVGRLPDYQNTYGQGINGNFNRISQMSWGPRVTGQTVQNFRGEDETLTINPDNVSDLFKTGSNFQNNVALSGATERTRYYASYGNLHEVGILDNNDLKRNTVTFNGNAQLTNKLRTGTNIIFSNSVSKRTPQGNQLANPFFHSWVLPRSYDVNRYPFEQPTGGQQNAAVVGTFTPNNTFFGTSDNPLWTIKNNTYDDEVNRIVGNVSIGYDFTDWLSLDYKLGTDTYSQQYKYVNARDSRGITTTSSGGGSAVGNIQDETYNRRELSSYLTLNIRRNFSENFTARLLLGNEINQRRTDNLAIVGSDIQVRGFNNISNTKNYTPFFEKTTRRLVGFYGDLQLGFKDFVFLGLSGRNDWSSTFSANKRSYFYPGASASIVVSDAVPMLKDNSVLDQFKIRAAAAQVGREATAYSTNTTYQTTSVTDGFGPAINYPFLGQVGLTYNNTGGNVDLGPEFTTSYEVGTDLRFFKGRVALEATYYVQQSKDIVFAVPFSATSGFSSVNRNIGTSEARGVELMISTTPVKIGDFTYSNSFNYSRVRNKVLELAPGVTFIQLGGFTTPGTRLIAGQPYGVIFGSKFLRQDGDTGPLVLNAQGRTQQQLDNGVIGDPNPDWTGGITNTFTYKGLTLNTLLDIRVGGDVVSRNVFDIRRNGVGEETANRDQTYIIDGVIKQADGTFTKNNVQVTAEQYFTDLWGSGPYEFAVFDGSWLRLREVALSYALPRSLTDKTFLGGVELSLNARNLFLYAPNIPHIDPEVNTTGVSNSQGFEFNSLPQSKMYGGSIRLTF from the coding sequence ATGCTCACACTGCTGCAGCAAGTGACTGCCCAGAGCCGGAACCTGTCCGGCCGGGTTACAGACCGCGCGTCGGGGGAAGGTCTGCCCGGGGTAACGGTTTTGTTGAAAGGAACCACCAACGGCGTATCGACCAACTCGGATGGTACTTATACCTTGAGCGTGCCGACCGAGGGCGGCACCATCGTTTTCAGCTCCGTCGGCTACGTTAGTTCCGAGCGGCCCATTGGCACCGAAACTCAGCTCAACATCGGCCTGGCCGTTGATTCTAAGCAACTGACCGAAGTTGTGGTAACGGCTTTCGGGCGGGAGCAGGAGAAAAAGGCCCTGGGCTTTTCGGTTTCCGAAGTAAAGTCCCAGGAGCTGGTGCAGGCCCGCTCTACCAACGTAGTCAACTCGCTGACGGCCAAAGTGGCCGGTGTGCGGGTACAGGGCTCCAGCGGCATGGTGGGCGCTTCCTCCAACATCTTTATCCGCGGTATGACCACGTTTACGGGCAGCAACCAGCCGCTGTTCGTGGTAGATGGTATTCCGATTGACAACGGCGGTGGCACTAACACTTTGCAGAGTGGGGTAGCTAACTCCAACCGCGCCATCGACATCAACCAGGACGATATTGAAAGCGTGTCCATCCTGAAAGGTCCTGCTGCAGCCGTACTCTACGGCTCCCGGGCCGCTTCAGGCGCCATCATTATCACCACCAAGAAAGGCGCGACGCTGGGCACCAAAAAGCAGTCGGTAACGCTTACTTCTAACTACAACATCGTGAAGGTGGGCCGCCTGCCCGACTACCAGAACACCTACGGTCAGGGCATCAACGGCAACTTCAACCGCATCAGCCAGATGTCGTGGGGGCCGCGTGTTACGGGCCAGACGGTGCAGAACTTCCGCGGCGAGGACGAAACGCTGACCATCAACCCGGACAACGTGTCGGACCTTTTCAAGACCGGCTCCAACTTCCAGAACAACGTGGCCTTGTCGGGCGCAACGGAGCGTACGCGCTACTACGCCTCCTACGGCAACCTGCACGAAGTAGGTATTCTGGACAACAACGACCTGAAGCGCAATACCGTGACCTTCAACGGTAATGCTCAGCTGACCAACAAGCTGCGCACCGGCACCAACATTATTTTCTCCAACAGCGTGTCGAAGCGCACGCCCCAGGGCAACCAGCTGGCCAACCCCTTCTTCCACTCCTGGGTACTGCCCCGCTCGTACGACGTGAATCGGTATCCGTTTGAGCAGCCGACCGGCGGCCAGCAGAACGCCGCTGTGGTGGGTACCTTCACGCCCAACAACACGTTCTTCGGCACCAGCGACAACCCGCTGTGGACCATCAAAAACAACACCTACGACGACGAGGTAAACCGTATTGTAGGTAACGTGAGCATCGGCTACGACTTCACCGATTGGCTGTCGTTGGATTACAAGCTGGGCACCGACACCTACTCGCAGCAGTATAAGTACGTGAATGCCCGTGACAGCCGCGGTATTACCACGACTTCGTCCGGGGGCGGCTCCGCCGTGGGCAACATCCAGGACGAGACTTACAACCGTCGCGAACTGAGCTCCTACCTGACGCTGAACATTCGGCGCAATTTCAGCGAGAATTTCACGGCGCGCCTGCTGCTGGGTAACGAAATCAACCAGCGCCGCACCGATAACCTGGCAATTGTAGGCTCCGATATTCAGGTACGGGGCTTCAACAACATCTCCAACACGAAGAACTACACGCCCTTCTTTGAGAAGACGACTCGTCGTCTGGTCGGCTTCTACGGCGACCTGCAACTGGGCTTCAAAGACTTCGTCTTCCTGGGCTTGTCGGGCCGTAATGACTGGTCCTCGACGTTCAGCGCCAACAAGCGCAGCTACTTCTACCCCGGCGCTTCGGCCAGCATCGTCGTGAGCGACGCCGTGCCGATGCTCAAGGACAACAGCGTGCTCGACCAGTTCAAAATCCGGGCTGCCGCAGCTCAGGTAGGCCGTGAGGCAACTGCATACAGTACTAACACGACCTACCAGACGACGAGCGTAACCGATGGTTTCGGTCCAGCTATTAACTATCCTTTCCTCGGTCAAGTAGGTCTGACCTACAACAACACCGGTGGCAACGTAGACCTGGGTCCCGAGTTTACGACCAGCTACGAGGTCGGCACCGACCTGCGCTTCTTCAAAGGCCGCGTAGCCCTGGAAGCCACGTACTACGTGCAGCAAAGCAAGGACATTGTCTTCGCCGTACCCTTCTCGGCTACCTCGGGCTTCAGCAGCGTCAACCGCAACATCGGTACCTCGGAAGCCCGCGGTGTCGAGTTGATGATCAGCACCACTCCGGTTAAAATCGGCGACTTCACCTACAGCAACTCGTTCAACTACTCGCGGGTACGCAACAAGGTATTGGAACTGGCTCCCGGCGTAACTTTCATTCAGTTGGGCGGCTTCACCACGCCTGGTACCCGCCTGATTGCCGGCCAGCCCTACGGCGTTATTTTCGGCTCCAAGTTCCTGCGTCAGGACGGCGACACCGGCCCGCTGGTGCTCAACGCCCAGGGCCGTACCCAGCAGCAGCTCGACAACGGTGTAATTGGCGACCCGAACCCCGACTGGACGGGTGGTATCACCAACACCTTTACCTACAAAGGCTTGACGCTGAATACCCTGCTTGATATCCGGGTGGGTGGCGACGTGGTTTCGCGTAACGTATTCGACATCCGCCGCAACGGCGTAGGCGAGGAAACGGCTAACCGCGACCAGACCTACATCATCGACGGCGTAATCAAGCAGGCTGATGGTACCTTCACGAAGAACAACGTGCAGGTAACGGCTGAGCAGTACTTCACCGACCTGTGGGGCTCGGGCCCCTACGAGTTTGCCGTATTCGATGGCTCGTGGCTGCGTCTGCGGGAAGTGGCTTTGTCGTACGCGCTGCCCCGCAGCCTGACCGACAAAACCTTCTTGGGCGGCGTGGAGCTGAGCTTGAATGCTCGCAACCTGTTCCTCTACGCTCCCAACATTCCCCACATCGACCCGGAAGTAAACACGACCGGTGTGAGCAACTCCCAGGGTTTCGAGTTCAACTCCCTGCCCCAGTCGAAGATGTACGGCGGCTCTATTCGCCTTACTTTCTAA
- a CDS encoding SusD/RagB family nutrient-binding outer membrane lipoprotein, translated as MLLHRVRGAGQYTGAANGAGATVSTDFSRMHTYLRGPRTGTGLQDYAGSAPIRMVTYAEYQFILAEHYARTSDLTKAKTAFDAGITASMTMAEVPAAARTAYIAARPALTATNAIQQIIEEKYVANFGVVAEPWTDYRRTGFPQLALPAQAQTTAILRILPYSDADRAANPTNTPARTSLITPSVFWDPGK; from the coding sequence ATCCTACTTCACCGAGTTCGGGGGGCAGGCCAGTACACTGGTGCCGCCAACGGGGCTGGCGCCACGGTCAGCACCGACTTCTCGCGAATGCACACCTACCTGCGCGGGCCCCGCACGGGCACGGGTTTGCAGGACTATGCCGGCTCGGCTCCTATCCGGATGGTGACGTATGCCGAATACCAGTTTATTCTGGCTGAACACTATGCCCGCACCAGTGACCTGACTAAGGCTAAAACAGCTTTTGACGCGGGTATTACGGCTTCCATGACCATGGCAGAGGTGCCAGCGGCTGCGCGCACGGCCTACATTGCGGCTCGCCCGGCCCTAACGGCCACCAACGCCATTCAGCAAATCATCGAGGAAAAGTACGTGGCCAACTTCGGCGTCGTGGCCGAGCCCTGGACCGACTACCGCCGCACCGGCTTCCCGCAACTGGCTTTGCCGGCTCAGGCCCAGACGACGGCCATCCTGCGGATTTTGCCTTACTCGGATGCCGACCGCGCTGCTAACCCGACCAACACGCCGGCACGCACCAGCCTGATTACGCCCAGCGTGTTCTGGGACCCGGGCAAATAG
- a CDS encoding protease inhibitor I42 family protein, with translation MRIRRYVGARLHSILLRLVLLLIGVLAYTSLQAQGIVTLTAADNGKETQLNIGDQLIIRLPTAQPRFGWRLAQAYPGQLSVTSSHTLPGLSSGVPGAPATHEIHLQAIGAGGFDLTFISATPGSGYSPLGNYFHTYVTINQPGVAKNVNISEYGNHGRVTVNQGDQLLIKLGTTVGSEYAWEAIPNDASIVKLVGQKKDEPKKNRKKPKPGSSEEVTYQFQALNPGQTTVRFIYRNTVNNEAPPSRDFELDVTVPQPPR, from the coding sequence ATGCGCATTCGACGCTACGTTGGGGCTCGGCTCCATTCTATTCTGCTTCGCTTAGTACTCCTGCTTATTGGGGTACTGGCCTACACTTCCCTGCAAGCCCAGGGCATTGTTACGCTCACTGCCGCCGACAACGGCAAAGAAACCCAGCTCAACATCGGCGACCAGCTGATCATCCGCCTGCCCACGGCCCAGCCGCGCTTTGGTTGGCGGCTGGCCCAAGCCTACCCCGGGCAACTAAGCGTGACTAGCAGCCATACCCTGCCGGGACTGAGCAGCGGCGTGCCCGGCGCTCCGGCCACCCACGAGATTCACCTGCAGGCCATTGGCGCCGGGGGCTTTGATCTGACCTTTATTTCGGCTACTCCGGGCTCGGGCTATTCCCCGCTGGGCAACTACTTCCATACCTACGTCACGATAAACCAGCCGGGCGTCGCCAAAAACGTGAACATTTCCGAGTATGGCAACCACGGGCGGGTAACGGTCAACCAGGGCGACCAGCTGCTGATTAAGCTGGGCACTACCGTCGGGTCGGAGTACGCTTGGGAAGCAATTCCCAACGATGCCAGCATCGTGAAGCTGGTTGGTCAGAAGAAGGATGAACCGAAGAAAAACCGTAAGAAACCCAAGCCTGGCAGCTCTGAAGAGGTTACCTACCAGTTTCAGGCCCTAAACCCGGGTCAAACCACCGTGCGGTTTATCTACCGCAATACCGTCAACAACGAAGCTCCTCCCTCCCGCGATTTTGAGCTCGACGTAACTGTGCCGCAGCCGCCCAGGTAA